In Chitinophagales bacterium, a single genomic region encodes these proteins:
- a CDS encoding UDP-N-acetylmuramate--L-alanine ligase, with translation MKTTFNKVFFLGIGGIGMSALARYFKAQGAHVSGYDRTPTALTQQLQQEGISIFFEDELALYPNDADLIVFTPAIPSNHTGLNHYKSSHFNLKKRSEVLGLISNNHFTIAVAGSHGKTTVSSMIAHILLHNHYNCTAFLGGICSNYQSNFLHPGKHTTKPLRGMGNESLFVIEADEFDRSFHRLQPNYAVITAVDTDHLDIYGSKEAIDEAFIEFANKIDEEGFLVIKQNQSINNSLPSIDKAFYALQQTDADVFCSKYWVVEGGYLFHLNYFGKEYKSIRLNIGGLHNIENAIAAFTICKELGLNNEEIYAGIASFKGIKRRFEKLVEHERHVFIDDYAHHPEEIRMFLSSLKELYANKKITAIFQPHLFTRTRDLAIGFAESLSIADEVILLDIYPARELPIEGVSSQLIFEKITAKEKHLITKHELVEFIRTKQHIEVLASIGAGDIDKYLPEIAALLA, from the coding sequence ATGAAAACCACGTTTAACAAAGTATTTTTTTTAGGAATTGGCGGTATTGGAATGAGCGCCTTAGCTCGCTACTTTAAAGCTCAAGGAGCACATGTTTCGGGCTACGACCGAACACCAACAGCGCTTACCCAACAATTGCAACAAGAAGGCATTTCCATCTTCTTTGAAGACGAACTTGCGCTGTATCCAAACGATGCAGATTTGATAGTTTTCACACCCGCCATTCCATCCAACCATACTGGTTTAAATCATTACAAAAGCTCACATTTCAACTTAAAGAAACGAAGTGAAGTATTAGGACTTATTTCTAATAATCATTTTACCATTGCAGTGGCCGGCTCTCATGGAAAAACAACCGTAAGTTCTATGATTGCGCACATACTGTTGCATAACCACTATAACTGCACTGCATTTTTAGGCGGCATTTGCAGCAATTACCAATCTAACTTTTTGCACCCCGGCAAGCATACCACCAAGCCATTAAGAGGAATGGGCAACGAGTCTTTATTTGTAATTGAAGCCGATGAATTTGATCGCTCTTTTCACCGCTTACAACCAAACTATGCTGTAATTACGGCCGTAGATACCGACCATTTAGATATTTACGGCAGCAAAGAAGCTATAGACGAAGCCTTTATTGAGTTTGCCAACAAAATTGATGAAGAAGGATTCTTGGTTATTAAACAAAACCAAAGTATCAACAACAGTTTACCTTCTATAGACAAAGCATTTTATGCACTGCAGCAAACCGATGCAGATGTATTTTGCAGTAAATACTGGGTGGTAGAAGGCGGCTATTTATTTCACCTAAACTACTTCGGAAAAGAATACAAAAGTATTCGGTTAAATATTGGCGGATTGCACAATATAGAAAATGCCATTGCCGCATTTACAATATGCAAAGAACTCGGTTTAAACAACGAAGAAATCTATGCAGGAATAGCTTCTTTTAAAGGAATTAAAAGAAGATTCGAAAAACTGGTAGAGCATGAGCGCCATGTGTTTATAGACGATTATGCCCACCATCCCGAAGAAATACGAATGTTTTTAAGTAGCTTGAAGGAACTGTATGCCAATAAAAAGATTACAGCAATATTTCAACCGCACTTGTTTACGCGCACACGCGATTTAGCCATTGGCTTTGCCGAAAGTTTAAGCATAGCCGATGAAGTAATTCTGCTAGATATTTACCCTGCCCGCGAGTTGCCCATAGAAGGCGTTTCCTCGCAATTGATATTTGAAAAGATTACAGCCAAAGAAAAACACCTTATTACCAAACATGAATTGGTAGAATTTATTCGTACCAAACAGCACATCGAAGTATTGGCAAGTATTGGAGCCGGAGATATAGATAAATACCTTCCCGAAATAGCTGCACTATTGGCATAA
- the murG gene encoding undecaprenyldiphospho-muramoylpentapeptide beta-N-acetylglucosaminyltransferase, with protein sequence MQHPKIIISGGGTGGHIFPAIAIANEIKRRFPAAEILFVGAIGRMEMEKVPQAGYAIKGLNIAGFQRGSITKNIALPFKILNSVWEAKKIIADFKPHAAVGVGGYASAPLLFAAALAGVPTIIQEQNSFAGITNKILARWAKRICVAYDGMEKVFPAHKIIKTGNPVRASIAQVHIEKEKALAHFGLQKQQPIILVIGGSLGAKTINQSIEATFEKIIENNMQLLWQTGKVYYEDYKHFGEQYHSVKVLQFIDNMEAAYTAADVIISRAGALSIAELQIIGKPVILVPSPNVAEDHQTHNAMALVAQNAAIMIKDSEAKFNLLPAAIDLLNNEPLKLQLAANIKKMAIANAAEKIVDEIVTCITI encoded by the coding sequence ATGCAGCATCCGAAAATAATTATTAGCGGAGGAGGAACCGGAGGGCATATTTTCCCCGCCATAGCTATTGCCAATGAAATAAAAAGAAGGTTTCCTGCTGCCGAAATTCTTTTTGTAGGCGCCATAGGCAGAATGGAAATGGAAAAAGTACCACAAGCAGGTTATGCCATAAAAGGCTTAAATATTGCAGGATTCCAGCGCGGTAGCATTACAAAAAATATCGCCCTACCATTTAAAATTTTAAACTCGGTTTGGGAGGCAAAAAAAATTATTGCCGATTTTAAACCCCATGCTGCAGTTGGCGTAGGCGGCTATGCAAGTGCGCCATTATTGTTTGCTGCTGCACTTGCAGGTGTGCCCACCATTATTCAAGAACAAAATTCCTTTGCAGGCATCACCAATAAAATTTTGGCGCGTTGGGCAAAGCGTATATGCGTAGCTTACGATGGCATGGAAAAAGTATTTCCCGCACATAAAATCATTAAAACAGGTAATCCGGTTAGAGCATCCATTGCACAAGTGCATATTGAAAAAGAAAAAGCACTGGCACATTTTGGTCTTCAAAAACAGCAACCTATTATTCTAGTTATTGGAGGAAGTTTAGGAGCAAAAACTATCAACCAAAGCATAGAAGCCACGTTTGAAAAAATAATTGAAAACAACATGCAGCTTTTGTGGCAAACAGGTAAGGTGTATTACGAAGACTATAAACACTTTGGCGAGCAATACCATTCTGTAAAAGTATTGCAGTTTATTGATAACATGGAAGCCGCTTACACAGCAGCCGATGTAATTATTTCAAGAGCCGGAGCACTTTCTATTGCAGAACTCCAAATCATTGGAAAACCTGTAATACTAGTGCCATCGCCCAATGTTGCAGAAGACCACCAAACACACAATGCCATGGCATTGGTAGCCCAAAATGCTGCGATTATGATTAAAGACAGTGAAGCAAAATTCAACCTGCTGCCGGCAGCTATTGATTTATTGAACAACGAACCACTAAAACTACAACTTGCTGCCAACATAAAAAAAATGGCCATAGCAAATGCAGCCGAAAAAATTGTTGATGAAATTGTTACCTGTATTACAATATGA
- a CDS encoding lamin tail domain-containing protein: MKQFILALSVSATSVLMAQDCSRIFISEYVEGTVNNKVIEIYNPTNAAVDLSEYQLHRWNNGTAIYDNSYTEQLKGVVPAKSVRVFVKDTAEGGVWNSIKAKADDYLTASCTPTSANRTLCFNGNDALTLEKLDKTVIDAFGYIGDDPGNPTAGGGWNNVPPTYAAADSNENSWTTNHTLIRKYNVKNGMAALYKGNGDPAWNVAVEWDSVALNTYDSLGFHRCECNELSAITTVAAAQFEISPNPAVDFVQVSCSDEIAEIKLTTFAGQTVVSRKLFQMNPVLNIKELQLAKGVYLLHVRTSRNSVATKVLQVYSQK, from the coding sequence ATGAAGCAGTTTATACTCGCATTGTCGGTTTCGGCAACCTCCGTTTTAATGGCACAAGATTGTTCTAGAATATTCATTAGTGAATATGTAGAAGGAACAGTGAACAACAAAGTAATTGAAATCTACAATCCCACTAATGCGGCAGTAGATTTAAGCGAATACCAATTACACCGTTGGAATAATGGCACTGCTATTTATGACAATAGCTATACCGAGCAATTAAAAGGAGTTGTGCCTGCCAAGAGTGTAAGAGTATTTGTAAAAGATACAGCCGAAGGTGGTGTTTGGAATAGTATTAAAGCTAAAGCAGATGATTACTTAACTGCAAGTTGCACCCCTACAAGTGCCAATAGAACACTTTGCTTTAATGGTAACGATGCACTTACTTTAGAAAAGTTAGATAAAACTGTAATAGATGCCTTTGGTTATATTGGCGATGATCCGGGCAACCCAACTGCCGGTGGTGGATGGAATAATGTGCCGCCAACTTATGCAGCAGCAGATTCAAACGAAAATTCTTGGACTACTAATCACACACTCATTAGAAAATATAATGTAAAAAACGGTATGGCAGCGTTGTATAAAGGCAATGGCGATCCGGCATGGAATGTTGCTGTTGAATGGGATTCTGTAGCATTGAATACCTACGATAGTTTAGGCTTTCACCGTTGTGAATGCAACGAACTTTCTGCAATAACTACGGTTGCTGCTGCGCAGTTCGAAATTTCGCCTAATCCGGCAGTTGATTTTGTGCAAGTTTCTTGCAGCGATGAAATTGCCGAAATTAAACTTACCACTTTTGCAGGGCAAACAGTTGTAAGCCGTAAACTGTTTCAAATGAATCCGGTGTTGAATATTAAAGAACTGCAACTTGCTAAAGGTGTGTATTTGTTGCATGTAAGAACAAGTAGAAATAGCGTAGCTACTAAGGTGCTGCAAGTGTACAGCCAAAAGTAA
- a CDS encoding TonB-dependent receptor, with protein MKHLFLFLLGIAVAAVHAQTAKIIGKITDGTTSEGLIQANVLFKEGVGTTTDLDGNFSIDVPYGNYSVRVSYSGYEAITEKVVANKPVVHVNMALKPAELKEVLIVADAAVDRKTPVAFTKVEAKTIQEDLGSRDIALALNSTPGVYATNKGGGDGDATISIRGFSQNNVAVMFDGIPINDMENGEVYWSNWFGLDAVTRSMQVQRGLGASKLALPSVGGTINILTNGIRDRSELSVKQEFANNQFYRTSLMFNSGRLKGGWGISLAGSYKQGNGWVTGNDVQAGFYYAKIEKMFKEGKHLLSLSVFGSPQQHGQRFSQQAILTYDSSAARELGVPVDSAVRFYRDINKGYRFNPTWGYLDRRTFVRDDSGQIIDTISSGEIDKYNTSQNIYHKPQLLLRYSYQPNQKFFLSATAYASIGMGGGTNIVPSTNITADSTGQLRLQQAYDGNARNKTGQSNIYIRRSVNNHYWFGGLLTASYKFNSNFELSGGVDVRSYIGEHYREVYDLLGGQYFIVPTNANQNATRRDTLKEGGKVDRYDYGRVNWGGGFAQIEWSNKVLSAFLNVSGSASFYQKEDRFAKKSLKIDGKIVAEQKLGYYDSIQYQGKWYYNNSPEAVYSKSDLIVLPSATVKSGLSINLDERNNVFANLGYLYKAPFYNFVMPLNGLKISKNIKNEEIISVEVGYLFRSRWLAINLNGYYTEWLNKPYTTTFQDPSDPDIRELVYVPGIMARHTGVELDFTVKPHKMVSIEGLLSYGDWIWNSKVDFQWQFESGTVANLSFNPKGVHVGGVAQMQVGGAVRIEPLKGLYIKPRITYFDKFYADFNPQTLSGTNAGRDSWKLPGYYYLDVSAGYTYQLKKKLIFTVRTNFFNITNGYYIQDATNNNALGTNSNFQQFDARSASVFYGQGFRWNVGVEISWINFNKELKHKTDNF; from the coding sequence TTGAAACATCTTTTCTTATTTCTGTTAGGCATAGCCGTAGCCGCAGTGCATGCCCAAACTGCAAAAATTATTGGTAAAATTACCGATGGTACCACCAGCGAAGGCTTAATACAAGCCAATGTACTTTTTAAGGAAGGCGTTGGTACCACTACCGATTTAGATGGCAACTTTTCTATAGATGTTCCATACGGAAATTATTCGGTGCGTGTATCTTACTCAGGTTACGAAGCTATTACCGAAAAGGTAGTAGCCAATAAACCCGTAGTGCATGTAAATATGGCATTGAAACCGGCAGAACTAAAGGAAGTGCTTATAGTTGCCGATGCCGCAGTAGATAGAAAAACGCCTGTAGCTTTTACCAAAGTAGAAGCAAAAACCATTCAGGAAGATTTAGGCTCTCGCGATATAGCGCTGGCACTCAATAGCACACCGGGTGTGTATGCTACCAATAAAGGTGGTGGCGATGGCGATGCCACTATTTCTATTCGTGGTTTCAGCCAAAATAATGTGGCTGTAATGTTTGATGGTATTCCCATCAACGATATGGAAAATGGAGAAGTGTATTGGAGTAACTGGTTTGGTTTAGATGCCGTAACCAGAAGCATGCAGGTGCAGCGCGGTTTGGGAGCTTCTAAGTTGGCGTTACCTTCGGTAGGCGGCACTATCAACATACTTACTAATGGTATTCGCGATAGAAGCGAACTTTCGGTAAAGCAAGAATTTGCAAATAATCAGTTTTATAGAACTTCGCTTATGTTTAATTCCGGCAGGCTGAAAGGCGGCTGGGGAATTTCGCTTGCAGGTTCTTACAAGCAAGGCAATGGCTGGGTTACGGGTAACGATGTACAAGCAGGTTTTTACTATGCAAAAATTGAAAAGATGTTTAAAGAGGGCAAACATCTGCTCAGTTTAAGCGTGTTTGGTTCTCCGCAGCAGCACGGGCAGCGCTTTAGCCAGCAGGCAATACTTACTTACGATTCATCGGCAGCACGAGAATTGGGTGTGCCGGTAGATAGCGCAGTACGTTTTTACAGAGATATAAACAAAGGATACCGCTTTAACCCAACTTGGGGTTACTTAGATAGAAGAACATTTGTACGCGATGATTCCGGACAAATTATAGACACTATATCTTCCGGTGAAATAGACAAGTACAATACATCGCAAAATATTTACCATAAGCCGCAGTTGTTGCTGCGTTATTCTTACCAGCCAAATCAAAAATTCTTTCTTTCGGCTACGGCCTATGCCTCTATTGGAATGGGGGGCGGTACCAATATAGTGCCGAGTACCAATATTACTGCCGATAGTACTGGGCAGTTGCGATTGCAGCAAGCTTACGATGGCAATGCTAGAAACAAAACAGGGCAGAGTAATATCTATATCAGGCGCTCGGTAAATAATCATTATTGGTTCGGAGGCTTGCTCACTGCTTCGTACAAATTCAATAGTAATTTTGAATTGTCGGGAGGAGTAGATGTAAGAAGTTACATAGGCGAGCATTATCGCGAAGTATATGATTTGTTGGGAGGGCAATATTTTATTGTACCTACCAACGCCAATCAAAATGCCACCAGAAGAGATACTTTAAAAGAAGGTGGAAAAGTAGATAGATACGATTATGGTAGAGTAAACTGGGGTGGCGGTTTTGCGCAAATAGAATGGAGCAATAAAGTACTGTCGGCTTTTTTGAATGTTTCCGGTTCGGCATCGTTTTACCAAAAAGAAGATCGCTTTGCTAAGAAGAGTTTGAAAATAGACGGCAAAATTGTTGCAGAGCAAAAATTAGGTTATTACGACAGTATTCAGTATCAAGGAAAATGGTACTATAATAATTCACCGGAAGCAGTGTATTCTAAAAGCGATTTAATAGTGTTGCCAAGTGCTACCGTTAAATCGGGATTGAGCATTAACCTAGATGAAAGAAACAATGTGTTTGCCAATTTAGGCTATTTATACAAAGCACCGTTCTATAATTTCGTAATGCCATTAAATGGTTTAAAGATTTCTAAAAATATTAAGAACGAAGAAATTATATCGGTAGAAGTTGGGTATCTTTTTCGCTCACGTTGGCTTGCCATTAACTTAAATGGATACTATACAGAATGGCTGAATAAGCCTTATACCACCACATTTCAAGATCCTAGCGATCCGGATATAAGAGAGTTGGTGTATGTGCCGGGCATTATGGCACGGCACACAGGGGTGGAATTAGACTTTACGGTGAAACCACACAAAATGGTAAGCATAGAAGGATTGCTTTCTTATGGCGATTGGATTTGGAACTCTAAAGTAGATTTTCAATGGCAGTTCGAAAGCGGAACGGTAGCCAATTTGTCTTTTAATCCTAAAGGAGTGCATGTGGGCGGAGTGGCGCAAATGCAAGTAGGTGGCGCTGTGCGCATAGAACCATTAAAGGGACTTTATATTAAACCGCGTATCACTTATTTCGATAAATTTTATGCAGATTTTAATCCTCAAACGCTTTCAGGCACCAATGCCGGAAGAGATTCGTGGAAACTTCCCGGCTATTATTACTTAGACGTTTCTGCGGGTTATACTTATCAGTTAAAAAAGAAGCTAATTTTTACGGTTAGAACAAACTTCTTTAATATTACCAACGGTTATTATATTCAAGATGCTACCAACAATAATGCATTGGGTACCAATTCTAATTTTCAGCAGTTTGATGCCAGAAGTGCATCGGTGTTTTATGGGCAAGGATTTCGTTGGAATGTGGGGGTAGAAATTAGTTGGATAAACTTTAATAAAGAGCTAAAACATAAAACAGATAATTTTTAA
- a CDS encoding endonuclease produces MRKLSLLLFGAAISAAALAQVASVPTSWDCSGTPPTGWSQVQTGTPGNLNYTSQELYTSAPSSARLDFTGEYILININDAPGLVKYNIKGSVGSGSWSGTFKSQWSVDGTAWTDMRIYTTLPVLSNPFVNAVDTPSSQARFIRLFFATKGTGNVALDDISVELPVAGAAQEIDAKFKGAAAPLGSTVWFSSPVSTPAGLKLKVYNLGSDSTLTLSNAAITGAASADFLLGSYPSSIAPKDSGEVNFTFNPSIAGTRVAKLSFNNNDADENPYEINLNGIGGDYATEPSQNPTALTFSNVKSYGFKATVAGNNADGYLVLRKLGSAVTETPVDGTVYTLGEGVGASKVFYVGNAANFNVKEVRAGLTYHFAVFSFNGNGNYINYKQLSPLVASQASGNGAPGSYYTAINSSASTFVSDLGTLINNRTLQFYSSYKATMIDGFYARDTADGKKAVNCEYSNELVQYTEPFDFTGLDMAREHTFASSWMPTFGKAGHSERYGYSDYHNLHLANQTKVNDPRSNFGFGDVTTVTSTYFESKLGKDATNRKVFQPRDEIKGDVARSIFYMSTCYQKLPNRASASSGLQPVTNAWQWDSLIVPGVAPNPDLQLYLVQDEALLKQWSQADPPSAEEIARNEFVFDLQGNRNPFIDNPDWVCYINFKNMTYNAAGTGQCYTTSVKEVAPFAQVEVYPSPATSLLNVTMLAQQAQTATVQLVDMVGKVVYSAEKELAAGVSNFNFSVANFATGNYILKVSGNGTIQKKIQIQK; encoded by the coding sequence ATGCGTAAACTTTCATTGTTACTTTTTGGCGCTGCAATATCTGCGGCAGCACTTGCCCAAGTGGCATCGGTGCCTACAAGTTGGGATTGTTCCGGTACTCCGCCTACAGGTTGGAGCCAAGTGCAAACGGGCACTCCGGGTAATCTCAATTATACCTCGCAGGAATTATACACCAGCGCTCCTTCATCTGCCAGATTAGATTTTACGGGTGAATATATTTTAATCAATATCAACGATGCTCCGGGATTGGTAAAATACAATATAAAGGGTTCTGTTGGTAGTGGTTCATGGAGTGGTACATTTAAGTCGCAGTGGTCGGTAGATGGTACTGCATGGACAGATATGCGCATTTACACCACCTTGCCTGTGCTGAGCAATCCATTTGTAAATGCTGTAGATACACCTTCATCTCAAGCACGTTTTATTCGTTTGTTTTTTGCTACCAAAGGTACGGGAAACGTTGCGCTCGATGATATTTCTGTCGAACTGCCTGTGGCGGGTGCTGCACAAGAAATTGATGCTAAGTTTAAAGGTGCTGCGGCTCCACTCGGTAGCACAGTTTGGTTTAGTTCACCGGTAAGTACTCCGGCAGGGCTTAAGCTAAAGGTATATAATCTTGGAAGCGATTCTACGCTTACTTTATCTAATGCTGCCATCACCGGTGCTGCAAGTGCCGATTTTCTTTTAGGAAGCTATCCTTCTTCTATTGCACCTAAAGATAGTGGAGAAGTAAATTTTACATTTAACCCATCTATTGCCGGAACGCGCGTTGCTAAACTTTCATTTAATAACAATGATGCTGATGAAAATCCGTATGAAATAAACTTGAATGGTATTGGTGGCGATTATGCTACAGAGCCGTCACAAAATCCTACAGCATTAACGTTTTCAAACGTAAAATCGTATGGTTTCAAAGCAACGGTTGCAGGCAATAATGCCGATGGTTATTTGGTATTGCGTAAGCTCGGTAGTGCTGTTACAGAAACTCCGGTTGATGGAACGGTTTATACCTTAGGCGAAGGTGTTGGCGCTTCAAAAGTTTTTTATGTTGGCAATGCTGCCAATTTTAATGTAAAAGAAGTTAGAGCAGGTTTAACTTATCATTTTGCTGTGTTCTCATTCAATGGAAATGGTAATTATATCAACTATAAACAATTGTCGCCATTGGTAGCTTCGCAAGCCAGCGGCAATGGAGCTCCGGGTTCATATTACACTGCCATAAATAGTTCTGCCTCAACTTTTGTTTCAGATTTGGGCACTTTAATCAATAATAGAACGCTCCAGTTTTACAGCAGCTACAAGGCCACCATGATTGATGGGTTTTATGCACGCGATACAGCCGATGGTAAAAAAGCTGTAAACTGTGAATACAGCAATGAATTGGTTCAATACACCGAGCCGTTTGATTTTACAGGTTTAGATATGGCGCGTGAACACACATTTGCTTCCAGCTGGATGCCTACTTTTGGTAAGGCAGGGCATTCTGAAAGATATGGTTATTCAGATTATCACAATTTACACTTAGCAAACCAAACTAAAGTAAACGACCCAAGAAGTAACTTCGGTTTTGGAGATGTAACAACGGTAACTTCAACTTACTTTGAATCTAAATTGGGAAAAGATGCTACCAATCGCAAAGTATTTCAGCCACGCGATGAAATTAAAGGTGATGTGGCAAGGTCAATTTTTTATATGAGTACTTGTTATCAAAAATTGCCCAATAGAGCTTCTGCATCTTCAGGCTTGCAACCGGTAACCAATGCTTGGCAGTGGGACTCGTTGATAGTACCGGGTGTGGCACCTAATCCTGATTTGCAATTGTATCTGGTGCAAGACGAAGCACTGTTGAAACAATGGAGCCAAGCCGATCCGCCAAGTGCAGAGGAAATTGCCAGAAACGAATTTGTATTCGATTTGCAAGGTAACCGCAATCCGTTTATTGATAATCCTGATTGGGTTTGCTATATCAATTTTAAAAATATGACTTACAATGCCGCAGGCACAGGGCAGTGTTATACTACTTCGGTAAAGGAGGTTGCTCCATTTGCTCAAGTAGAAGTGTATCCAAGCCCGGCAACCAGCCTATTGAATGTAACCATGTTGGCTCAGCAAGCACAAACAGCAACAGTGCAATTGGTAGATATGGTAGGTAAGGTAGTATATTCAGCAGAAAAAGAATTAGCTGCAGGCGTTAGCAATTTCAATTTCAGCGTTGCCAATTTTGCAACAGGTAACTATATTTTGAAAGTTTCAGGAAATGGCACTATCCAAAAGAAAATTCAAATTCAAAAGTAG
- a CDS encoding beta-ketoacyl-ACP synthase III: MSFNEVYIIQTARFLPNHPVSNDEIEEYLGCINGKPSRSRRIVLRNNGIKQRYYALEKGGKTTHTNAEMAALAVRELFANSNAALGQIQVLACGTSSPDQIMPSHGIMVHGCLPETGAVEVVSPSGNCCSGMHALKFAYLTVKTGEANVAVATGSERTSGVLRATGFEEEAKHLAALETNPYIAFEKDFLRWMLSDGAGAFLLSNQKSTAGISLKIEWIESASYAHKIETCMYQGCDKLPDGTLKSYMDFSPEEIAAHSVLSMKQDVKLLDKYIVELGYDKLRAICDKKNLSVNDIDYFLPHLSSEFFRSKIAAKLEENGMGIPQEKWFSNLTEVGNVGAGSVYIMIDELVKSGKLEVGQKILLMVPESSRFSYVYALLTVC, translated from the coding sequence ATGAGTTTCAACGAGGTTTACATTATACAAACAGCACGCTTTTTGCCCAACCATCCGGTTTCTAACGATGAAATAGAAGAGTACCTTGGATGTATAAATGGAAAGCCATCGCGCTCGCGTAGAATTGTGTTGCGGAATAATGGCATTAAGCAACGATATTATGCATTAGAAAAAGGGGGCAAAACCACACATACCAATGCTGAAATGGCAGCATTGGCTGTACGTGAATTGTTTGCCAATAGCAATGCGGCACTCGGGCAAATACAAGTGTTGGCGTGCGGCACATCTTCGCCCGACCAAATTATGCCATCGCACGGTATTATGGTGCATGGTTGCTTACCCGAAACAGGCGCTGTTGAAGTAGTTTCACCTTCAGGAAATTGCTGCTCGGGAATGCACGCTCTAAAATTTGCTTACCTAACTGTAAAAACAGGTGAAGCAAACGTAGCCGTAGCCACCGGTTCTGAACGCACTTCGGGCGTTTTGCGTGCTACCGGTTTTGAAGAAGAAGCCAAGCACTTGGCAGCTTTAGAAACCAATCCATATATTGCTTTTGAAAAAGATTTTTTGCGCTGGATGCTCTCCGATGGCGCAGGTGCATTTCTACTTTCTAACCAAAAAAGTACGGCAGGTATAAGTCTAAAAATTGAGTGGATAGAAAGCGCTTCGTATGCACATAAGATAGAAACTTGTATGTATCAAGGCTGCGATAAATTGCCCGATGGTACACTGAAAAGCTACATGGATTTTTCACCCGAAGAAATTGCTGCACACTCCGTGCTAAGCATGAAGCAAGATGTGAAACTATTAGATAAGTACATTGTAGAATTAGGTTACGATAAGCTCCGCGCCATCTGCGATAAAAAGAACTTATCGGTAAATGATATAGATTACTTTTTGCCGCACCTTTCAAGCGAATTTTTTAGAAGTAAAATTGCCGCCAAACTCGAAGAAAATGGAATGGGAATTCCACAAGAAAAATGGTTCTCTAACCTTACCGAAGTTGGCAATGTAGGTGCAGGCTCTGTGTATATTATGATTGATGAATTGGTAAAAAGTGGAAAGCTGGAAGTAGGGCAGAAGATATTGCTCATGGTGCCGGAAAGCTCTCGTTTCTCTTATGTGTACGCGTTACTCACAGTTTGTTGA
- a CDS encoding BtrH N-terminal domain-containing protein, giving the protein MKIDFKHIQSAHCENGVTTNLLQHAGVQQITEPLAFGIGGGIFYIHIPFMKISNGPAISFRTAPGTIFRRTCNGLGIKMIHKTFSSKEKAQQFLDSKLSENQPVGCQVGVYFLTYFPKEYRFHFNAHNLVVYGKEGDTYLVSDPIMETVTTLSSYDLERVRFAKGALAPNGHIYFPKEKKEVNNAVIEKAIVKGIKHAAWFMTETPVPILGTNGIRFTAKQVLKWRNKLGVKTAGAYLAQLVRMQEEIGTGGGGFRFVYAAFLQQAHRYIANPVLPEASTKFSEVGDLWRNAAVQAAGIYRGRNTEQADFKIVSDMLMEIADKEHRAFKQLLKATWR; this is encoded by the coding sequence GTGAAAATTGATTTCAAACATATACAATCGGCTCACTGCGAAAACGGTGTTACCACCAACTTGCTGCAGCATGCAGGTGTACAGCAAATTACAGAACCATTGGCGTTTGGTATAGGAGGCGGTATTTTCTATATCCATATACCGTTTATGAAAATAAGCAATGGTCCCGCCATTTCGTTTAGAACTGCACCTGGCACTATTTTTCGTAGAACTTGTAATGGGCTGGGTATTAAAATGATTCATAAAACTTTTAGTTCTAAAGAAAAAGCGCAACAATTTTTAGATAGTAAGTTAAGCGAAAACCAGCCGGTGGGCTGTCAGGTAGGAGTATATTTTCTCACCTATTTTCCTAAAGAATATCGTTTTCATTTCAATGCTCATAATTTGGTGGTTTACGGAAAAGAAGGCGATACTTATTTAGTGAGCGATCCCATTATGGAAACCGTTACCACACTAAGTAGTTATGATTTAGAGCGCGTGCGGTTTGCCAAAGGTGCGCTTGCTCCCAACGGGCATATTTACTTTCCGAAAGAAAAGAAAGAAGTAAACAATGCCGTAATAGAGAAAGCCATCGTAAAAGGTATAAAGCATGCCGCATGGTTTATGACCGAAACACCCGTGCCAATTTTAGGTACCAATGGCATTCGCTTTACTGCAAAGCAGGTGTTGAAATGGCGCAATAAGTTGGGCGTAAAAACAGCCGGTGCATATTTGGCTCAGTTGGTGCGCATGCAAGAAGAAATTGGCACAGGTGGCGGAGGATTTAGGTTTGTATATGCTGCTTTTTTACAGCAGGCACATAGGTATATTGCCAATCCTGTTTTGCCGGAAGCCTCAACAAAGTTCTCTGAGGTGGGCGATTTATGGCGCAATGCCGCAGTACAAGCCGCAGGTATTTACCGAGGTAGAAATACAGAGCAGGCAGATTTTAAAATAGTAAGCGATATGCTTATGGAAATTGCCGATAAGGAACATAGGGCATTTAAACAACTATTGAAAGCAACATGGAGGTAG